A single genomic interval of Mangifera indica cultivar Alphonso chromosome 5, CATAS_Mindica_2.1, whole genome shotgun sequence harbors:
- the LOC123216984 gene encoding auxin response factor 2A-like isoform X2 codes for MERGRDAEVGEGGGDRALYKELWHACAGPLVTVPRQGDIVFYFPQGHIEQVEASMNQASDQQMPAYDLNAKILCRVVNVELKAEPDTDDVFAQMTLHPLSKHEEDTVKKEVRPPPPRPRVFSFCKTLTASDTSTHGGFSVLRRHAEECLPRLDMSKQPPNQLLVTKDLHGNEWRFRHVSRGQPKRHLLQSGWSLFVSSKKLVAGDAFIFLRGETGELRVGVRRAMRQPSTVSSSVISSHSMHIGVLATAWHAVKMGTMFSVYYKPRISPAEFMVPYEKYMESAKNNYTIGMRFKMTFEGEESPEQRFSGTVIGVEDADPIKWPGSKWRCLKVRWDENSPHHRPERISPWEAEFSLASPQDNLPLCRMKRRQPNMGSSSTSSFVLTKEDPSPDLETSRALRCLFPGKNESSIGQSAAVRTPSQGSQSLHESCKVFQSFVGRNAEDVDQVKNHDVDGENIFNLLPRSMMHFNSPSNMMEFSRKIRAVEDKEMQCQNALNIRPIPLRGYDRVHGPEMNQQPGSWVLPFLSSYSEGSSHQMVMDAQPQSLKQEEVVKSNGDGGYKLFGFSLLSNPVATDLAMLRTNSVHGPQGQINLASAQDLRIDSLLESPKGTSSGKNAVGGDEQGHIFQTSEQSPIDVVGKQMSGSVRSCVKVHKQGIALGRSVDLNKFNSYDELIAELDRIFEFNGELIAPNKNWMTVFTDDEGDMMLVGDDPWMEFCSVVRRIHIYTQEQVKQMDPRPLNVKLKENSVLADPNVVLTEDKNLTHPPVASP; via the exons ATGGAGAGAGGCAGAGATGCTGAAgtaggagaaggaggaggagatCGTGCGTTGTACAAGGAGTTATGGCATGCGTGTGCGGGGCCACTTGTGACGGTTCCTCGTCAAGGTGACATCGTTTTTTACTTTCCTCAAGGTCACATAGAGCAGGTTGAAGCGTCGATGAATCAAGCGTCTGATCAACAGATGCCTGCTTATGATCTTAATGCCAAGATACTTTGTCGTGTTGTCAATGTTGAATTGAAG GCTGAACCGGACACTGATGATGTTTTTGCTCAAATGACTTTGCATCCGTTGTCTAAA CATGAGGAGGATACGGTGAAGAAGGAAGTGCGGCCTCCGCCTCCACGGCCTCGGGTCTTTTCCTTCTGTAAGACGTTAACGGCGTCTGATACAAGCACTCACGGTGGATTTTCAGTGTTGAGACGGCATGCTGAAGAATGCCTGCCTCGTCTG GACATGTCCAAACAGCCTCCTAACCAGTTGTTGGTGACCAAGGACTTGCATGGAAATGAGTGGCGTTTTCGCCACGTCTCTCGGG GTCAACCAAAGAGGCATCTTCTTCAAAGCGGATGGAGTCTTTTTGTCAGCTCAAAGAAGCTTGTAGCTGGAGATGCTTTTATTTTCCTCAG GGGTGAAACGGGAGAACTTCGTGTTGGGGTAAGGCGTGCTATGAGGCAGCCAAGTACAGTTTCTTCTTCAGTCATATCAAGCCACAGTATGCATATCGGTGTTCTTGCAACAGCATGGCATGCTGTTAAAATGGGCACAATGTTTTCTGTCTACTACAAACCCAGGATTAGCCCTGCTGAGTTCATGGTTccttatgaaaaatatatggaGTCTGCGAAGAACAACTACACCATAGGAATGAGATTCAAGATGACATTTGAAGGTGAAGAGTCTCCAGAACAGAG ATTCTCAGGCACTGTGATTGGAGTTGAAGATGCAGATCCCATTAAATGGCCTGGTTCAAAGTGGAGATGTCTTAAG GTGCGTTGGGATGAAAATTCTCCTCATCATCGACCAGAGAGGATTTCTCCATGGGAGGCAGAGTTTTCTCTGGCTTCTCCCCAGGATAACCTTCCACTCTGCCGAATGAAAAGACGTCAACCAAACATGGGATCATCATCCACCAGTTCCTTTGTGCTCACAAAGGAAG ACCCATCTCCAGATTTGGAAACTTCAAGAGCCTTGAGATGCTTATTTCCTGGGAAAAATGAATCATCCATTGGTCAAAGTGCTGCTGTACGAACTCCATCACAAG GTTCTCAGAGCTTGCACGAATCCTGCAAAGTATTTCAGTCCTTTGTTGGGCGGAATGCTGAAGATGTTGACCAAGTGAAGAATCATGATGTAGATGGGGAAAACATATTCAATTTGCTTCCAAGGTCCATGATGCACTTTAATTCCCCATCGAACATGATGGAGTTCAGCAGGAAAATTCGTGCAGTGGAGGATAAAGAAATGCAATGCCAGAATGCTTTAAATATTAGACCTATCCCACTTCGAGGGTATGATAGAGTTCATGGCCCTGAAATGAACCAGCAGCCAGGAAGCTGGGTTTTGCCTTTTCTTTCATCGTATTCTGAGGGCTCTTCTCATCAAATGGTGATGGATGCACAACCTCAGTCTTTGAAACAAGAGGAGGTGGTGAAATCTAATGGAGATGGCGGGTACAAACTTTTTGGTTTCTCTCTCTTGAGTAACCCTGTGGCAACAGATCTAGCCATGCTACGCACAAATTCTGTGCATGGGCCACAAGGACAAATCAATCTTGCTTCAGCACAAGATTTAAGAATTGACTCACTGTTGGAGTCACCAAAGGGTACAAGTTCAGGCAAGAATGCTGTTGGAGGTGATGAACAGggccatatttttcaaacttcagaaCAGTCTCCTATAGATGTAGTGGGAAAGCAGATGAGTGGTTCAGTCAGAAGTTGTGTTAAG gtGCACAAGCAGGGGATTGCTCTGGGGAGGTCTGTGGACCTTAACAAGTTTAATAGCTATGATGAATTGATTGCAGAACTGgatcgtatttttgaatttaatggTGAATTAATTGCTCCCAACAAAAACTGGATGACTGTTTTTACTGATGATGAGGGTGATATGATGCTTGTGGGAGATGATCCCTGGAT GGAATTCTGTAGTGTGGTCCGCAGGATCCATATTTACACTCAAGAGCAGGTTAAGCAAATGGATCCACGACCCTTGAATgtaaaattaaaggaaaattcAGTCCTGGCAGATCCAAATGTTGTTTTGACGGAGGATAAAAACTTGACACATCCTCCAGTGGCAAGCccttaa
- the LOC123216984 gene encoding auxin response factor 2A-like isoform X1, giving the protein MERGRDAEVGEGGGDRALYKELWHACAGPLVTVPRQGDIVFYFPQGHIEQVEASMNQASDQQMPAYDLNAKILCRVVNVELKAEPDTDDVFAQMTLHPLSKHEEDTVKKEVRPPPPRPRVFSFCKTLTASDTSTHGGFSVLRRHAEECLPRLDMSKQPPNQLLVTKDLHGNEWRFRHVSRGQPKRHLLQSGWSLFVSSKKLVAGDAFIFLRGETGELRVGVRRAMRQPSTVSSSVISSHSMHIGVLATAWHAVKMGTMFSVYYKPRISPAEFMVPYEKYMESAKNNYTIGMRFKMTFEGEESPEQRFSGTVIGVEDADPIKWPGSKWRCLKVRWDENSPHHRPERISPWEAEFSLASPQDNLPLCRMKRRQPNMGSSSTSSFVLTKEGSSKITVDPSPDLETSRALRCLFPGKNESSIGQSAAVRTPSQGSQSLHESCKVFQSFVGRNAEDVDQVKNHDVDGENIFNLLPRSMMHFNSPSNMMEFSRKIRAVEDKEMQCQNALNIRPIPLRGYDRVHGPEMNQQPGSWVLPFLSSYSEGSSHQMVMDAQPQSLKQEEVVKSNGDGGYKLFGFSLLSNPVATDLAMLRTNSVHGPQGQINLASAQDLRIDSLLESPKGTSSGKNAVGGDEQGHIFQTSEQSPIDVVGKQMSGSVRSCVKVHKQGIALGRSVDLNKFNSYDELIAELDRIFEFNGELIAPNKNWMTVFTDDEGDMMLVGDDPWMEFCSVVRRIHIYTQEQVKQMDPRPLNVKLKENSVLADPNVVLTEDKNLTHPPVASP; this is encoded by the exons ATGGAGAGAGGCAGAGATGCTGAAgtaggagaaggaggaggagatCGTGCGTTGTACAAGGAGTTATGGCATGCGTGTGCGGGGCCACTTGTGACGGTTCCTCGTCAAGGTGACATCGTTTTTTACTTTCCTCAAGGTCACATAGAGCAGGTTGAAGCGTCGATGAATCAAGCGTCTGATCAACAGATGCCTGCTTATGATCTTAATGCCAAGATACTTTGTCGTGTTGTCAATGTTGAATTGAAG GCTGAACCGGACACTGATGATGTTTTTGCTCAAATGACTTTGCATCCGTTGTCTAAA CATGAGGAGGATACGGTGAAGAAGGAAGTGCGGCCTCCGCCTCCACGGCCTCGGGTCTTTTCCTTCTGTAAGACGTTAACGGCGTCTGATACAAGCACTCACGGTGGATTTTCAGTGTTGAGACGGCATGCTGAAGAATGCCTGCCTCGTCTG GACATGTCCAAACAGCCTCCTAACCAGTTGTTGGTGACCAAGGACTTGCATGGAAATGAGTGGCGTTTTCGCCACGTCTCTCGGG GTCAACCAAAGAGGCATCTTCTTCAAAGCGGATGGAGTCTTTTTGTCAGCTCAAAGAAGCTTGTAGCTGGAGATGCTTTTATTTTCCTCAG GGGTGAAACGGGAGAACTTCGTGTTGGGGTAAGGCGTGCTATGAGGCAGCCAAGTACAGTTTCTTCTTCAGTCATATCAAGCCACAGTATGCATATCGGTGTTCTTGCAACAGCATGGCATGCTGTTAAAATGGGCACAATGTTTTCTGTCTACTACAAACCCAGGATTAGCCCTGCTGAGTTCATGGTTccttatgaaaaatatatggaGTCTGCGAAGAACAACTACACCATAGGAATGAGATTCAAGATGACATTTGAAGGTGAAGAGTCTCCAGAACAGAG ATTCTCAGGCACTGTGATTGGAGTTGAAGATGCAGATCCCATTAAATGGCCTGGTTCAAAGTGGAGATGTCTTAAG GTGCGTTGGGATGAAAATTCTCCTCATCATCGACCAGAGAGGATTTCTCCATGGGAGGCAGAGTTTTCTCTGGCTTCTCCCCAGGATAACCTTCCACTCTGCCGAATGAAAAGACGTCAACCAAACATGGGATCATCATCCACCAGTTCCTTTGTGCTCACAAAGGAAG GGTCATCAAAAATCACTGTAGACCCATCTCCAGATTTGGAAACTTCAAGAGCCTTGAGATGCTTATTTCCTGGGAAAAATGAATCATCCATTGGTCAAAGTGCTGCTGTACGAACTCCATCACAAG GTTCTCAGAGCTTGCACGAATCCTGCAAAGTATTTCAGTCCTTTGTTGGGCGGAATGCTGAAGATGTTGACCAAGTGAAGAATCATGATGTAGATGGGGAAAACATATTCAATTTGCTTCCAAGGTCCATGATGCACTTTAATTCCCCATCGAACATGATGGAGTTCAGCAGGAAAATTCGTGCAGTGGAGGATAAAGAAATGCAATGCCAGAATGCTTTAAATATTAGACCTATCCCACTTCGAGGGTATGATAGAGTTCATGGCCCTGAAATGAACCAGCAGCCAGGAAGCTGGGTTTTGCCTTTTCTTTCATCGTATTCTGAGGGCTCTTCTCATCAAATGGTGATGGATGCACAACCTCAGTCTTTGAAACAAGAGGAGGTGGTGAAATCTAATGGAGATGGCGGGTACAAACTTTTTGGTTTCTCTCTCTTGAGTAACCCTGTGGCAACAGATCTAGCCATGCTACGCACAAATTCTGTGCATGGGCCACAAGGACAAATCAATCTTGCTTCAGCACAAGATTTAAGAATTGACTCACTGTTGGAGTCACCAAAGGGTACAAGTTCAGGCAAGAATGCTGTTGGAGGTGATGAACAGggccatatttttcaaacttcagaaCAGTCTCCTATAGATGTAGTGGGAAAGCAGATGAGTGGTTCAGTCAGAAGTTGTGTTAAG gtGCACAAGCAGGGGATTGCTCTGGGGAGGTCTGTGGACCTTAACAAGTTTAATAGCTATGATGAATTGATTGCAGAACTGgatcgtatttttgaatttaatggTGAATTAATTGCTCCCAACAAAAACTGGATGACTGTTTTTACTGATGATGAGGGTGATATGATGCTTGTGGGAGATGATCCCTGGAT GGAATTCTGTAGTGTGGTCCGCAGGATCCATATTTACACTCAAGAGCAGGTTAAGCAAATGGATCCACGACCCTTGAATgtaaaattaaaggaaaattcAGTCCTGGCAGATCCAAATGTTGTTTTGACGGAGGATAAAAACTTGACACATCCTCCAGTGGCAAGCccttaa